Proteins from one Nitrobacteraceae bacterium AZCC 2146 genomic window:
- a CDS encoding hypothetical protein (product_source=Hypo-rule applied; superfamily=51338) produces MVAFDIVTRHGTIAAARDGKFVGSKGDGHYVSHERPLTAYSAADPAR; encoded by the coding sequence ATGGTCGCTTTCGACATCGTCACTCGTCACGGCACCATCGCGGCAGCGCGCGATGGAAAATTTGTCGGCAGCAAGGGCGACGGGCACTATGTGAGCCACGAGCGGCCGTTGACAGCCTATTCGGCTGCAGATCCCGCTCGCTAG
- a CDS encoding UDP-glucose 4-epimerase (product_source=KO:K01784; cath_funfam=3.40.50.720; cog=COG0451; ko=KO:K01784; pfam=PF01370; superfamily=51735), with the protein MKTLVFGGTGFVGLNIAETLLARGHAVTLFDRAGLPPAAQRAFDRHGDRLKVIQGDVLDRHAVEEAIAGGIEAIVMGAAITAGAERDAADPETILNVNLLAQTPILVAARRNGVRRVINLSSAGAYGAAAFRHALLDEGLACDPVSLYAITKFASEKVAARLAALWQFDIISVRLSGVFGPWERATGVRDTLSPQMQILAALRERTDAVLPRPGVKDWIYAPDVAGAVVLLIEAAKPKHNLYNISTGSEWSALQWGQELAALNPGFICRLAGSGEAPTIDLHSDTDRAPLSVARLEQEFGWRARFGCADSAAHLNIWSMQHQEGS; encoded by the coding sequence ATGAAAACCCTTGTTTTTGGCGGCACCGGCTTTGTCGGGCTCAATATCGCGGAAACGCTGCTGGCGCGCGGCCATGCGGTCACTCTGTTCGACCGCGCCGGCTTGCCGCCGGCCGCGCAGCGGGCATTCGACCGCCATGGCGACAGGCTGAAGGTAATACAGGGCGACGTCCTCGACCGCCACGCTGTCGAGGAGGCGATCGCCGGCGGCATAGAGGCGATCGTCATGGGCGCCGCGATCACTGCAGGCGCCGAGCGCGATGCCGCCGATCCCGAGACCATCCTCAATGTCAATCTGCTGGCGCAGACGCCGATCCTCGTCGCGGCCCGGCGCAACGGCGTCCGCCGTGTGATCAATCTGTCGTCCGCCGGCGCTTATGGCGCGGCCGCCTTCCGGCACGCGCTGCTCGATGAAGGCCTCGCCTGCGATCCCGTGTCGCTCTATGCCATCACCAAATTCGCGTCCGAAAAGGTCGCCGCGCGTCTCGCGGCGCTATGGCAATTCGACATTATCAGCGTGCGTCTTAGCGGCGTGTTCGGGCCCTGGGAACGGGCGACCGGGGTACGCGATACGCTGAGCCCGCAGATGCAGATCCTTGCCGCGCTCCGCGAACGCACAGATGCAGTTCTGCCGCGGCCAGGTGTCAAGGACTGGATCTACGCACCGGATGTTGCAGGCGCCGTGGTGTTGCTGATCGAAGCTGCGAAACCAAAGCACAACCTCTACAACATCTCGACCGGTTCGGAATGGTCGGCGCTGCAGTGGGGGCAGGAACTGGCCGCCCTGAATCCAGGCTTCATCTGTCGACTGGCTGGAAGCGGCGAAGCGCCAACGATCGACCTGCACAGCGATACCGATCGCGCGCCGCTATCTGTCGCGCGGCTGGAGCAGGAATTCGGCTGGCGCGCACGATTTGGCTGCGCCGATTCCGCTGCTCACCTGAACATCTGGTCGATGCAGCATCAGGAAGGAAGTTGA